Proteins from a single region of Syngnathus typhle isolate RoL2023-S1 ecotype Sweden linkage group LG10, RoL_Styp_1.0, whole genome shotgun sequence:
- the erfl3 gene encoding ETS domain-containing transcription factor ERF isoform X3: protein MNYDKLSRALRYYYNKRILHKTKGKRFTYKFNFNKLVLVNYPFIDMGSTGNGVPQSAPPVPSGAGTHFRFPPSTPSEVLSPNEDLRSPGGLYSSVARRVARGSVSDCSDGTSVNSEIEEGGPGGGEDRLERSCGYRSLIHPRISHESLFRIYGGAGNLGAHPASRGAAGHRIHPESLSPFPVSPLPGPGAAGLLAPPLSPALNMTPVPHLAYTPSPTLSPMLGSHFSFNPEDMKRYLQAHTQSVYNYGLSPRAFLQYPNIVIPQPHRPSADKVDPGGDRGAAERERGGERHHHHASLSHSAQHHPHPPHSAHPHTHSHPLHHTLHLGEDVSPFKFKLQPPPLGRKQRDGQGQGKARQSSLSSGSGSMSSTSGLGSSLSFSSDLSSASGSGLISASSSTQSLNSAGLPKIKVEPISDVESEEEVEVTDISDEDLDDRSEYFELFAQRLSGATNHRRHLQQQQLISNGSATHPPLPDEDLDEDVFKAPAPPPPGLMPFLASQRGPPALKMEPGEPVDASPPPHAPPQTKCIPLKLRFKRRWSEDQRLEASQEESDDKKVRPQGQRDRRGNDQMDTEEEGPGHGDSPPLSTYQRSIAPPLPVRGRASAELHRATAQLSLENKDC, encoded by the exons ATGAACTACGACAAACTCAGTAGGGCACTCAG ATACTACTACAACAAGCGAATCCTGCACAAGACCAAAGGCAAACGTTTCACCTACAAGTTCAACTTCAACAAGCTGGTGTTGGTCAACTATCCCTTCATCGACATGGGCTCCACCG GAAATGGCGTACCTCAGAGTGCCCCGCCCGTGCCCTCTGGTGCGGGGACGCACTTCCGGTTCCCTCCCTCCACGCCCTCAGAAGTTCTTTCCCCGAACGAAGACCTGCGCAGCCCCGGAGGCTTGTACAGCTCGGTGGCCCGCCGGGTGGCCCGCGGCTCCGTCAGCGACTGCAGCGACGGAACCTCTGTCAATTCGGAGATAGAGGAGGGCGGTCCGGGCGGCGGGGAGGACAGGCTGGAGCGGAGTTGCGGCTACAGGAGCCTCATCCACCCCCGCATCTCTCACGAGTCTCTGTTCCGCATTTACGGAGGAGCTGGCAATCTCGGCGCTCACCCGGCCTCCCGTGGCGCAGCCGGGCACCGTATCCACCCGGAGTCTTTGTCCCCCTTCCCCGTATCGCCCCTGCCCGGGCCGGGAGCGGCGGGCCTCCTGGCCCCGCCCCTGTCCCCGGCTCTCAACATGACTCCCGTACCGCACCTCGCTTACACTCCCTCACCCACTCTCTCACCCATGCTGGGCTCCCACTTCTCCTTCAACCCCGAGGACATGAAACGCTACCTTCAGGCTCACACCCAGTCGGTGTACAACTACGGGCTGAGTCCCCGGGCTTTCCTGCAGTACCCCAACATCGTCATCCCACAGCCTCACCGGCCGTCCGCCGACAAGGTGGACCCGGGCGGCGACCGAGGAGCAGCCGAGCGAGAACGGGGAGGTGAGCGGCACCACCACCACGCCTCACTGTCTCACTCGGCCCAGCACCACCCGCACCCACCTCACTCGGCCCACCCACACACCCATTCTCACCCCTTGCACCACACGCTCCACCTGGGGGAGGACGTGTCCCCTTTCAAGTTCAAGCTGCAGCCGCCGCCGCTGGGCCGCAAGCAGAGAGACGGGCAGGGACAAGGCAAAGCTCGACAGAGCTCGCTGTCGTCCGGCTCAGGCTCCATGTCATccacgtccggcctgggctccTCGCTGTCCTTTAGCAGTGACCTGAGCTCAGCTAGCGGCTCGGGCCTCATCTCTGCCTCATCCTCAACGCAGTCCCTCAACAGTGCAGGCCTTCCTAAAATCAAG GTGGAACCAATTTCAGACGTCGAATCAGAAGAGGAGGTGGAGGTTACTGACATTAGTGATGAAGACCTCGACGACCGAAGTGAATACTTTGAGCTGTTTGCACAGCGCCTCTCCGGAGCCACAAACCACCGCCGCCACCTCCAACAGCAGCAGCTCATCTCAAATGGCTCGGCCACCCACCCGCCCCTTCCCGACGAAGATCTTGACGAAGATGTGTTCAAAGCCCCCGCTCCTCCCCCGCCCGGCCTCATGCCCTTTTTGGCCTCGCAACGCGGGCCGCCCGCCCTCAAGATGGAGCCCGGCGAGCCGGTGGACGCCAGTCCTCCCCCGCACGCGCCGCCTCAGACCAAGTGCATCCCCCTCAAGCTGCGCTTCAAGAGGCGCTGGAGCGAAGACCAGCGCCTGGAGGCCTCACAGGAGGAGTCGGACGACAAGAAAGTCCGCCCTCAGGGGCAAAGGGACCGTCGAGGCAACGACCAGATGGACACGGAGGAGGAAGGGCCCGGGCACGGGGACAGCCCCCCTCTGTCGACGTACCAGAGATCCATAGCGCCGCCCTTGCCAGTGCGTGGGCGGGCCAGTGCCGAGCTGCATCGTGCCACGGCGCAGCTGTCCCTGGAAAACAAAGACTGCTGA
- the erfl3 gene encoding ETS domain-containing transcription factor ERF isoform X2, with translation MSVRGFAFPDWAYKPESSPGSRQIQLWHFILELLRKEEYHDVIAWQGDYGEFVIKDPDEVARLWGARKCKPQMNYDKLSRALRYYYNKRILHKTKGKRFTYKFNFNKLVLVNYPFIDMGSTGNGVPQSAPPVPSGAGTHFRFPPSTPSEVLSPNEDLRSPGGLYSSVARRVARGSVSDCSDGTSVNSEIEEGGPGGGEDRLERSCGYRSLIHPRISHESLFRIYGGAGNLGAHPASRGAAGHRIHPESLSPFPVSPLPGPGAAGLLAPPLSPALNMTPVPHLAYTPSPTLSPMLGSHFSFNPEDMKRYLQAHTQSVYNYGLSPRAFLQYPNIVIPQPHRPSADKVDPGGDRGAAERERGGERHHHHASLSHSAQHHPHPPHSAHPHTHSHPLHHTLHLGEDVSPFKFKLQPPPLGRKQRDGQGQGKARQSSLSSGSGSMSSTSGLGSSLSFSSDLSSASGSGLISASSSTQSLNSAGLPKIKVEPISDVESEEEVEVTDISDEDLDDRSEYFELFAQRLSGATNHRRHLQQQQLISNGSATHPPLPDEDLDEDVFKAPAPPPPGLMPFLASQRGPPALKMEPGEPVDASPPPHAPPQTKCIPLKLRFKRRWSEDQRLEASQEESDDKKVRPQGQRDRRGNDQMDTEEEGPGHGDSPPLSTYQRSIAPPLPVRGRASAELHRATAQLSLENKDC, from the exons ATGTCTGTGCGAG GTTTTGCCTTCCCGGACTGGGCCTACAAGCCTGAGTCGAGCCCGGGCTCGCGGCAGATCCAGCTGTGGCACTTCATCCTGGAGCTGCTGAGGAAGGAGGAGTACCACGACGTCATCGCCTGGCAGGGCGACTACGGCGAGTTTGTCATCAAGGACCCCGACGAGGTGGCCCGCCTCTGGGGGGCCAGGAAGTGCAAACCCCAAATGAACTACGACAAACTCAGTAGGGCACTCAG ATACTACTACAACAAGCGAATCCTGCACAAGACCAAAGGCAAACGTTTCACCTACAAGTTCAACTTCAACAAGCTGGTGTTGGTCAACTATCCCTTCATCGACATGGGCTCCACCG GAAATGGCGTACCTCAGAGTGCCCCGCCCGTGCCCTCTGGTGCGGGGACGCACTTCCGGTTCCCTCCCTCCACGCCCTCAGAAGTTCTTTCCCCGAACGAAGACCTGCGCAGCCCCGGAGGCTTGTACAGCTCGGTGGCCCGCCGGGTGGCCCGCGGCTCCGTCAGCGACTGCAGCGACGGAACCTCTGTCAATTCGGAGATAGAGGAGGGCGGTCCGGGCGGCGGGGAGGACAGGCTGGAGCGGAGTTGCGGCTACAGGAGCCTCATCCACCCCCGCATCTCTCACGAGTCTCTGTTCCGCATTTACGGAGGAGCTGGCAATCTCGGCGCTCACCCGGCCTCCCGTGGCGCAGCCGGGCACCGTATCCACCCGGAGTCTTTGTCCCCCTTCCCCGTATCGCCCCTGCCCGGGCCGGGAGCGGCGGGCCTCCTGGCCCCGCCCCTGTCCCCGGCTCTCAACATGACTCCCGTACCGCACCTCGCTTACACTCCCTCACCCACTCTCTCACCCATGCTGGGCTCCCACTTCTCCTTCAACCCCGAGGACATGAAACGCTACCTTCAGGCTCACACCCAGTCGGTGTACAACTACGGGCTGAGTCCCCGGGCTTTCCTGCAGTACCCCAACATCGTCATCCCACAGCCTCACCGGCCGTCCGCCGACAAGGTGGACCCGGGCGGCGACCGAGGAGCAGCCGAGCGAGAACGGGGAGGTGAGCGGCACCACCACCACGCCTCACTGTCTCACTCGGCCCAGCACCACCCGCACCCACCTCACTCGGCCCACCCACACACCCATTCTCACCCCTTGCACCACACGCTCCACCTGGGGGAGGACGTGTCCCCTTTCAAGTTCAAGCTGCAGCCGCCGCCGCTGGGCCGCAAGCAGAGAGACGGGCAGGGACAAGGCAAAGCTCGACAGAGCTCGCTGTCGTCCGGCTCAGGCTCCATGTCATccacgtccggcctgggctccTCGCTGTCCTTTAGCAGTGACCTGAGCTCAGCTAGCGGCTCGGGCCTCATCTCTGCCTCATCCTCAACGCAGTCCCTCAACAGTGCAGGCCTTCCTAAAATCAAG GTGGAACCAATTTCAGACGTCGAATCAGAAGAGGAGGTGGAGGTTACTGACATTAGTGATGAAGACCTCGACGACCGAAGTGAATACTTTGAGCTGTTTGCACAGCGCCTCTCCGGAGCCACAAACCACCGCCGCCACCTCCAACAGCAGCAGCTCATCTCAAATGGCTCGGCCACCCACCCGCCCCTTCCCGACGAAGATCTTGACGAAGATGTGTTCAAAGCCCCCGCTCCTCCCCCGCCCGGCCTCATGCCCTTTTTGGCCTCGCAACGCGGGCCGCCCGCCCTCAAGATGGAGCCCGGCGAGCCGGTGGACGCCAGTCCTCCCCCGCACGCGCCGCCTCAGACCAAGTGCATCCCCCTCAAGCTGCGCTTCAAGAGGCGCTGGAGCGAAGACCAGCGCCTGGAGGCCTCACAGGAGGAGTCGGACGACAAGAAAGTCCGCCCTCAGGGGCAAAGGGACCGTCGAGGCAACGACCAGATGGACACGGAGGAGGAAGGGCCCGGGCACGGGGACAGCCCCCCTCTGTCGACGTACCAGAGATCCATAGCGCCGCCCTTGCCAGTGCGTGGGCGGGCCAGTGCCGAGCTGCATCGTGCCACGGCGCAGCTGTCCCTGGAAAACAAAGACTGCTGA
- the erfl3 gene encoding ETS domain-containing transcription factor ERF isoform X1: MKTPGDNGFAFPDWAYKPESSPGSRQIQLWHFILELLRKEEYHDVIAWQGDYGEFVIKDPDEVARLWGARKCKPQMNYDKLSRALRYYYNKRILHKTKGKRFTYKFNFNKLVLVNYPFIDMGSTGNGVPQSAPPVPSGAGTHFRFPPSTPSEVLSPNEDLRSPGGLYSSVARRVARGSVSDCSDGTSVNSEIEEGGPGGGEDRLERSCGYRSLIHPRISHESLFRIYGGAGNLGAHPASRGAAGHRIHPESLSPFPVSPLPGPGAAGLLAPPLSPALNMTPVPHLAYTPSPTLSPMLGSHFSFNPEDMKRYLQAHTQSVYNYGLSPRAFLQYPNIVIPQPHRPSADKVDPGGDRGAAERERGGERHHHHASLSHSAQHHPHPPHSAHPHTHSHPLHHTLHLGEDVSPFKFKLQPPPLGRKQRDGQGQGKARQSSLSSGSGSMSSTSGLGSSLSFSSDLSSASGSGLISASSSTQSLNSAGLPKIKVEPISDVESEEEVEVTDISDEDLDDRSEYFELFAQRLSGATNHRRHLQQQQLISNGSATHPPLPDEDLDEDVFKAPAPPPPGLMPFLASQRGPPALKMEPGEPVDASPPPHAPPQTKCIPLKLRFKRRWSEDQRLEASQEESDDKKVRPQGQRDRRGNDQMDTEEEGPGHGDSPPLSTYQRSIAPPLPVRGRASAELHRATAQLSLENKDC, encoded by the exons GTTTTGCCTTCCCGGACTGGGCCTACAAGCCTGAGTCGAGCCCGGGCTCGCGGCAGATCCAGCTGTGGCACTTCATCCTGGAGCTGCTGAGGAAGGAGGAGTACCACGACGTCATCGCCTGGCAGGGCGACTACGGCGAGTTTGTCATCAAGGACCCCGACGAGGTGGCCCGCCTCTGGGGGGCCAGGAAGTGCAAACCCCAAATGAACTACGACAAACTCAGTAGGGCACTCAG ATACTACTACAACAAGCGAATCCTGCACAAGACCAAAGGCAAACGTTTCACCTACAAGTTCAACTTCAACAAGCTGGTGTTGGTCAACTATCCCTTCATCGACATGGGCTCCACCG GAAATGGCGTACCTCAGAGTGCCCCGCCCGTGCCCTCTGGTGCGGGGACGCACTTCCGGTTCCCTCCCTCCACGCCCTCAGAAGTTCTTTCCCCGAACGAAGACCTGCGCAGCCCCGGAGGCTTGTACAGCTCGGTGGCCCGCCGGGTGGCCCGCGGCTCCGTCAGCGACTGCAGCGACGGAACCTCTGTCAATTCGGAGATAGAGGAGGGCGGTCCGGGCGGCGGGGAGGACAGGCTGGAGCGGAGTTGCGGCTACAGGAGCCTCATCCACCCCCGCATCTCTCACGAGTCTCTGTTCCGCATTTACGGAGGAGCTGGCAATCTCGGCGCTCACCCGGCCTCCCGTGGCGCAGCCGGGCACCGTATCCACCCGGAGTCTTTGTCCCCCTTCCCCGTATCGCCCCTGCCCGGGCCGGGAGCGGCGGGCCTCCTGGCCCCGCCCCTGTCCCCGGCTCTCAACATGACTCCCGTACCGCACCTCGCTTACACTCCCTCACCCACTCTCTCACCCATGCTGGGCTCCCACTTCTCCTTCAACCCCGAGGACATGAAACGCTACCTTCAGGCTCACACCCAGTCGGTGTACAACTACGGGCTGAGTCCCCGGGCTTTCCTGCAGTACCCCAACATCGTCATCCCACAGCCTCACCGGCCGTCCGCCGACAAGGTGGACCCGGGCGGCGACCGAGGAGCAGCCGAGCGAGAACGGGGAGGTGAGCGGCACCACCACCACGCCTCACTGTCTCACTCGGCCCAGCACCACCCGCACCCACCTCACTCGGCCCACCCACACACCCATTCTCACCCCTTGCACCACACGCTCCACCTGGGGGAGGACGTGTCCCCTTTCAAGTTCAAGCTGCAGCCGCCGCCGCTGGGCCGCAAGCAGAGAGACGGGCAGGGACAAGGCAAAGCTCGACAGAGCTCGCTGTCGTCCGGCTCAGGCTCCATGTCATccacgtccggcctgggctccTCGCTGTCCTTTAGCAGTGACCTGAGCTCAGCTAGCGGCTCGGGCCTCATCTCTGCCTCATCCTCAACGCAGTCCCTCAACAGTGCAGGCCTTCCTAAAATCAAG GTGGAACCAATTTCAGACGTCGAATCAGAAGAGGAGGTGGAGGTTACTGACATTAGTGATGAAGACCTCGACGACCGAAGTGAATACTTTGAGCTGTTTGCACAGCGCCTCTCCGGAGCCACAAACCACCGCCGCCACCTCCAACAGCAGCAGCTCATCTCAAATGGCTCGGCCACCCACCCGCCCCTTCCCGACGAAGATCTTGACGAAGATGTGTTCAAAGCCCCCGCTCCTCCCCCGCCCGGCCTCATGCCCTTTTTGGCCTCGCAACGCGGGCCGCCCGCCCTCAAGATGGAGCCCGGCGAGCCGGTGGACGCCAGTCCTCCCCCGCACGCGCCGCCTCAGACCAAGTGCATCCCCCTCAAGCTGCGCTTCAAGAGGCGCTGGAGCGAAGACCAGCGCCTGGAGGCCTCACAGGAGGAGTCGGACGACAAGAAAGTCCGCCCTCAGGGGCAAAGGGACCGTCGAGGCAACGACCAGATGGACACGGAGGAGGAAGGGCCCGGGCACGGGGACAGCCCCCCTCTGTCGACGTACCAGAGATCCATAGCGCCGCCCTTGCCAGTGCGTGGGCGGGCCAGTGCCGAGCTGCATCGTGCCACGGCGCAGCTGTCCCTGGAAAACAAAGACTGCTGA